The Streptomyces sp. ICC1 DNA window AGGACACCGACGTGACCCTCGATCAGGTCCGCGAGGAGTTCGGCCAGGAAGTCTGCTTCATCGTCGACGGCGTCACCAAGGTCGAGAAGATCGACTACGGTGCCGCCGCCGAGCCCGAGACCTTCCGCAAGATGCTCGTCGCCACCGGCAACGACGTCCGCGTGATGTCCATCAAACTCGCCGACCGGCTGCACAACATGCGCACCCTCGGGGTGATGCGCCCCGACAAACAGGCCCGCATCGCCAAGGTCACCCGGGACGTGCTGATCCCGCTCGCCGAACGGCTCGGCGTACAGGCCCTGAAGACCGAGCTCGAAGACCTCGTCTTCGCGATCCTGCACCCCGAGGAGTACGAGCACACCCGCGCCCTCATCGCGGCCCACGCGGGGGACCGCGACCCGCTGCCCGCCATCGCCGACTCCGTACGGGCCGTCCTGCGCGAGGCGGGCATCGCCGCCGAGGTGGTGGTGCGGCCCCGGCACTTCGTCTCCGTGCACCGGATCGCCCTCAAGCGCGGGGAGCTGCGCGGCTCCGACTTCGGCCGCCTGCTGGTCCTCGTGGCCGAGAACGCCGACTGCTACGGGGTGCTCGGGGAGCTGCACACCTGCTTCACCCCGGTCGTCTCGGAGTTCAAGGACTTCATCGCCTCCCCGAAGTTCAACCTCTACCAGTCCCTGCACACCGCCTTCGCCACGCCCGAGGGGTACGTCGCCGAGGTGATCGTGCGGACCCGGCAGATGCACCGGGTCGCGGAGGCGGGCGTGGTCGCGCTCGGGAATCCGTACACGACCCCGCAGGCGGCCGAATCGGCCGACTGCGACGAGGAGCGGGTGGACCCGACGCGGCCGGGCTGGCTGTCGCGGCTGCTCGACTGGCAGCAGTCCGCCCCCGATCCCGACACCTTCTGGAACGTCCTGCGCTCGGAGCTGGCCCAGGACCGCGAGATCACCGTGTTCCGGGCCGACGGGGGCACGCTGGGCCTGCCGGCCGGCGGCAGCTGTATCGACGCCGCCTACGCGCAGTACGGCGAGGCGGCCCACGGCTGTATCGGCGCCCGGGTCAACGGGCGCCTGACCTCCCTGTCCTCCCGGCTCTCGGACGGGGACACCGTCCAGCTGCTGCTCTCGCACGACGCCACCTCGGGACCGTCCGCCGACTGGCTGGAGCACGCGAGGACCCCGGCCGCCCGCATCGCCATCAGCAGCTGGCTGGAGTCCCATCCCGACGGGGCCGGACCCGCCGCGGCCGCGCCGCGGGCGCCGCTGTCCGTGGTGGGGGCCCGGGGCGGCGGCGGCAACGCCGTCGCCGACCTGCCGGACGCCACCGTACGGCTCGCCGGGTGCTGCACCCCGGTCCCGCCGGACGCGGTGGAGGGGTTCGTCGTCCGGGGCGGGGTCGTCACCGTGCACCGAGTCCACTGCGCGACGGTGGCCCAGATGCGGGCGGTGGGGCGCACGCCCGTCGCCGTGCACTGGCGGGCGACCGCCGACTGCCGGGTCACGCTGCTCGCCGAATCGTTCGGCCGCCCGCACCTGCTGGCCGATCTGACCGAGGCCATCGCCCGCGAGGGGGTCGAAGTGGTCTCCGCGACGGTGGAGCCGCCGGTCGAGCAGCGGGTCCGGCACAGCTACACCCTGCAACTGCCCGACGCGGCCGGACTCCCGGGCCTCATGCGGGCGATGCGGGACGTGCCGGGCGTCTACGACGTCAGCCGGGCGTAGCCCGCCCGACCCGTTCGGGTGGAGCCGTCGCGCGCCGGTCGCGGGCGCGCGCCGGTCGCTGATATGCGGTGGGGGATGCAGCTCACCTCCCCGCGCCTGCGCGCCGCCCTGCTGGCCGCGGCCTCCCTCACCCTCGTCGCCGCGGTCGCGCCCCCGCCCACGGCGCTGGGCATCGGCGACCCGTTGTTCCCGGAGCTCGGGAACCCCGGCTACGACGTGCTCTCGTACGACCTGTCCTTCGCGTACAAGGACAACAAGACCCCGCTCGACGCGGTCACCGTCATCGACGCGCGCACCCTGACCCGGCTCGAATCCGTCAACCTGGACTTCACCCACGGGAAGGTGGCGTCCGCCGAGGTCAACGGGGAGCCGGCGCAGTTCGCGAGCATCGGGGAGGACCTCGTGCTGACCCCCGCCCGGCCGCTCCCCGCCGACGCCCCCCTGCACATCGCCATCCG harbors:
- a CDS encoding HD domain-containing protein, with amino-acid sequence MSAEATNPEARPEERPELRRRGRTRLDLRRLGRAALLGPTSRDRLPDAIGHVAEAHRAHHPDADLSVLRRAYLLAETSHRGQMRKSGEPYITHPLAVTLILAELGAETTTLTASLLHDTVEDTDVTLDQVREEFGQEVCFIVDGVTKVEKIDYGAAAEPETFRKMLVATGNDVRVMSIKLADRLHNMRTLGVMRPDKQARIAKVTRDVLIPLAERLGVQALKTELEDLVFAILHPEEYEHTRALIAAHAGDRDPLPAIADSVRAVLREAGIAAEVVVRPRHFVSVHRIALKRGELRGSDFGRLLVLVAENADCYGVLGELHTCFTPVVSEFKDFIASPKFNLYQSLHTAFATPEGYVAEVIVRTRQMHRVAEAGVVALGNPYTTPQAAESADCDEERVDPTRPGWLSRLLDWQQSAPDPDTFWNVLRSELAQDREITVFRADGGTLGLPAGGSCIDAAYAQYGEAAHGCIGARVNGRLTSLSSRLSDGDTVQLLLSHDATSGPSADWLEHARTPAARIAISSWLESHPDGAGPAAAAPRAPLSVVGARGGGGNAVADLPDATVRLAGCCTPVPPDAVEGFVVRGGVVTVHRVHCATVAQMRAVGRTPVAVHWRATADCRVTLLAESFGRPHLLADLTEAIAREGVEVVSATVEPPVEQRVRHSYTLQLPDAAGLPGLMRAMRDVPGVYDVSRA